The following proteins come from a genomic window of Pyxidicoccus sp. MSG2:
- a CDS encoding anti-sigma factor family protein, protein MNPQNAHAHEDRLLDFAYGELPTPEARAMEAHLSGCARCTQALDDIRGVRATMSQLSTEPAPDAGLESLMAYAQQAARRAAAGPAPKPSRWRRWLLPVLGVASVSTFGILILEANEHAPASPSPAQVAAKVEMARAKDAAPARGVAEPVVASAEAPAPPPPPTAQAAPSPKALLDEGAAKEVARAEDWRNAGSGGGLDARIVREEEMKAKPGYGKGASERARASTNRQPLAKTAPSKASKFAFGEKDAPDEESLAESAPRDDSASRKQEGLKLGGASAAQAQAADEDDGAFDKVFAGGDAPQAVGSVSVPAGPPAPATAAPASPSPSPSGGRADVATGALAQTESLAERRAPAPAQAPTKKAKRSESPSPAAEMPASRAQAEPGPSVAELSSQARDAYLAGDRALEAGLLRSALAAGPSGSERLGLLNRLCDAELALGRQAAGAAACKQVIADAPGSSAAQAARRRLSREPAILEAAPKSADPQK, encoded by the coding sequence ATGAATCCGCAGAATGCCCACGCGCACGAGGACCGGCTCCTCGACTTCGCCTACGGCGAGCTGCCCACCCCCGAGGCCCGGGCCATGGAGGCGCACCTGTCGGGCTGCGCCCGCTGCACCCAGGCCCTGGACGACATCCGCGGCGTGCGCGCCACCATGTCCCAGCTCTCCACGGAGCCCGCGCCGGACGCCGGGCTCGAATCGCTCATGGCCTACGCGCAGCAGGCCGCGCGCCGCGCCGCCGCTGGCCCCGCGCCCAAGCCCTCGCGCTGGCGCCGCTGGCTGCTGCCGGTGCTGGGCGTGGCCTCGGTGAGCACCTTCGGCATCCTCATCCTCGAGGCGAATGAGCACGCCCCCGCGAGCCCCTCTCCGGCCCAGGTGGCGGCGAAGGTCGAGATGGCGAGAGCGAAGGACGCCGCGCCCGCGCGCGGTGTGGCCGAGCCCGTGGTCGCGAGCGCGGAGGCCCCCGCCCCACCGCCTCCGCCCACCGCGCAGGCCGCGCCCTCCCCGAAGGCGCTCCTGGACGAGGGCGCCGCGAAGGAAGTGGCGCGTGCCGAGGACTGGCGCAACGCGGGCAGTGGCGGCGGGCTCGACGCCCGCATCGTCCGCGAGGAGGAGATGAAGGCGAAGCCCGGGTACGGCAAGGGCGCCTCGGAGCGCGCGCGGGCCTCGACGAACCGGCAGCCGCTGGCGAAGACCGCCCCCTCGAAGGCCTCGAAGTTCGCCTTCGGCGAGAAGGACGCCCCGGACGAGGAGTCCCTGGCAGAGTCCGCGCCGCGCGATGACTCCGCCTCGCGGAAGCAGGAGGGGTTGAAGCTGGGCGGTGCGTCCGCGGCCCAGGCCCAGGCCGCCGACGAAGACGACGGCGCTTTCGACAAGGTCTTCGCGGGCGGGGATGCGCCCCAGGCCGTGGGCTCCGTGTCCGTCCCAGCGGGGCCTCCCGCGCCCGCGACGGCGGCGCCCGCGTCCCCGTCCCCGTCCCCGTCCGGCGGCCGCGCGGATGTGGCCACCGGTGCTCTCGCGCAGACGGAGTCCCTGGCCGAGCGCCGTGCGCCCGCCCCGGCCCAGGCGCCCACGAAGAAGGCGAAGCGAAGCGAATCCCCGAGCCCCGCCGCGGAGATGCCGGCGTCCCGCGCCCAGGCGGAGCCGGGGCCGTCCGTGGCGGAGCTGTCGAGCCAGGCCCGGGACGCGTACCTCGCCGGGGACCGGGCCCTGGAGGCGGGGCTGCTGCGCTCGGCGCTGGCCGCCGGGCCCTCCGGCTCGGAGCGCCTCGGACTCCTCAACCGCCTCTGCGACGCGGAGCTCGCCCTGGGCCGTCAGGCCGCGGGCGCCGCCGCCTGCAAGCAGGTCATCGCCGATGCGCCGGGCTCCAGCGCCGCCCAGGCCGCTCGCCGCAGGCTGTCCCGCGAGCCCGCCATCCTCGAGGCCGCCCCGAAATCCGCTGATCCCCAGAAATGA
- a CDS encoding TadE/TadG family type IV pilus assembly protein — protein sequence MRLPRQRRAQHRGAATVEFALSVPVLVMILMFSMYLTELVRAKLKLLELARYATWEMTSYTLSDFGNADHDAAFADAKREAMEEVAERYKDMDSVETNAPPGSFIARYTNIQADVVNKDVPFIEAGLVLGNSGDGMANSVLGAINGGANGLLGFWKFNTKGWVESQVSMQFDNVILPQRYLEQSTGDFFKVDTFGGRNIGSLRLSTRHSMYATGWNLPDGSDAVINGRRAGGHTEGNEVHGLYAQVNRMTFLGVKERLESSPLGGVLSTFSSFAPAFLGTFVISKNYGLAGGDASQCDGVNSYPAAAAHGLQDQMSNDLELLDSDRPQCFDTAPFRDNTYEDSQYKKIFEARGEHFMGCKNPQAEDPSAPTSADSTKGDKNEDIVNCE from the coding sequence ATGAGACTCCCAAGACAGCGCAGGGCCCAGCACCGGGGCGCGGCCACCGTCGAGTTCGCGCTCTCCGTCCCGGTGTTGGTGATGATCCTCATGTTCAGCATGTACCTCACCGAATTGGTGAGGGCGAAGCTGAAGCTCCTGGAGCTGGCGCGCTACGCCACGTGGGAGATGACCAGCTACACCCTGTCCGACTTCGGCAACGCGGACCACGACGCCGCCTTCGCGGACGCGAAGCGGGAGGCGATGGAGGAGGTGGCGGAGCGCTACAAGGACATGGACTCGGTGGAGACCAATGCTCCGCCCGGCTCGTTCATCGCGCGCTACACCAACATCCAGGCGGACGTGGTCAACAAGGACGTGCCCTTCATCGAGGCGGGCCTGGTGCTGGGCAACAGCGGCGACGGCATGGCCAACTCCGTCCTCGGCGCCATCAATGGCGGCGCCAACGGCCTGCTGGGCTTCTGGAAGTTCAACACCAAGGGCTGGGTGGAGTCCCAGGTGTCGATGCAGTTCGACAACGTCATCCTTCCCCAGCGCTACCTGGAGCAGAGCACGGGTGACTTCTTCAAGGTGGACACCTTCGGCGGCCGGAACATCGGCAGCCTGCGGCTCAGCACCCGCCACTCCATGTACGCCACCGGGTGGAACCTGCCGGACGGCAGCGATGCCGTCATCAACGGCCGGCGCGCGGGCGGCCACACCGAGGGCAACGAGGTGCATGGCCTCTACGCCCAGGTCAACCGGATGACCTTCCTGGGCGTCAAGGAGCGCCTCGAGAGCTCACCGCTCGGCGGCGTGCTGTCGACCTTCTCGTCCTTCGCTCCGGCCTTCCTCGGCACCTTCGTCATCTCCAAGAACTACGGGTTGGCGGGCGGGGATGCGTCCCAGTGCGACGGCGTCAACAGCTACCCCGCGGCCGCGGCGCACGGCCTGCAGGATCAGATGTCGAACGACCTCGAGCTGCTCGACAGCGACCGGCCGCAGTGCTTCGACACGGCCCCGTTCCGCGACAACACGTACGAGGACTCGCAGTACAAGAAGATCTTCGAGGCCCGTGGCGAGCACTTCATGGGCTGCAAGAATCCGCAGGCCGAAGACCCCTCCGCCCCCACCAGCGCCGACTCGACCAAGGGCGACAAGAACGAGGACATCGTCAACTGTGAGTAG
- the cpaB gene encoding Flp pilus assembly protein CpaB — protein sequence MLKGKTPLVVALVLGLLAGVIAYSAIKKKEADVRRGWNLVPVVVAAQDIPEGTVITFEMISQRSVPEQFVTSSVVRPDSASYVVNQKVLVALQSGDPLLWSQFETTKAAERLSTKVQRKARAITIEAKNTTSVGGWIRPNDKVDVIGTFRDPQTDESVAVTLLQNVIVVATGKITGTTNVNLIPENQREYSNISLMVLPEEAEILVLATELGALTLTLRNEDDVDLIEERGRATISTLLSGERTRVLEQKRREIIQIIKGGAEKAAGAAAP from the coding sequence ATGCTGAAGGGCAAGACTCCTCTTGTCGTCGCGCTCGTGCTGGGCCTGCTGGCCGGCGTCATCGCCTACTCCGCCATCAAGAAGAAGGAGGCGGACGTCCGCCGTGGCTGGAACCTGGTGCCCGTCGTCGTGGCGGCGCAGGACATCCCGGAGGGCACGGTCATCACCTTCGAGATGATCTCCCAGCGCTCGGTGCCGGAGCAGTTCGTCACCTCGTCGGTGGTGCGTCCGGACTCGGCGTCCTACGTGGTGAACCAGAAGGTGCTCGTGGCGCTGCAGTCGGGTGATCCGCTGCTGTGGAGCCAGTTCGAGACCACGAAGGCGGCCGAGCGCCTGTCCACGAAGGTGCAGCGCAAGGCCCGCGCCATCACCATCGAGGCGAAGAACACCACGTCCGTCGGTGGGTGGATCCGCCCCAACGACAAGGTGGACGTCATCGGCACCTTCCGGGACCCCCAGACGGACGAGAGCGTCGCGGTGACGCTGCTCCAGAACGTCATCGTGGTGGCTACGGGCAAGATTACGGGCACCACGAACGTGAACCTGATTCCGGAGAACCAGCGCGAGTACAGCAACATCTCGCTGATGGTGCTGCCGGAAGAGGCGGAAATCCTGGTGCTGGCGACGGAGCTGGGCGCGCTGACGCTCACCCTGCGCAACGAGGACGACGTGGACCTCATCGAGGAGCGTGGCCGCGCCACCATCAGCACGCTGCTGTCAGGCGAGCGCACCCGCGTGCTGGAGCAGAAGCGCCGGGAGATCATCCAGATCATCAAGGGCGGCGCGGAGAAGGCCGCGGGCGCGGCCGCGCCGTAA
- a CDS encoding RNA polymerase sigma factor, whose protein sequence is MLGPETSDERLMLAFQAGDARAFEALVRKHRTPVFNFVLRFVGHRARAEDVLQETWLKVVRSAGEYTPKAKFTTWLYTIARNLCVDSARKESYRQASSLEAPAAGADGEEGRPLGEGLPDTGASPERGAYNARLRPLLERALAALPEEQREVFILREYSGIPFKDIAEVTGVSENTVKSRMRYALDGLRRRLSDMGVDGDLAEDGRTVTG, encoded by the coding sequence GTGTTGGGACCGGAGACCTCAGACGAGCGGCTGATGCTCGCCTTTCAGGCGGGGGACGCGCGCGCGTTCGAGGCGCTGGTGCGCAAGCACCGGACGCCGGTGTTCAACTTCGTCCTTCGATTCGTCGGGCACCGGGCACGGGCGGAGGACGTGCTGCAGGAGACGTGGCTGAAAGTGGTACGGAGCGCCGGCGAGTACACGCCCAAGGCGAAGTTCACGACCTGGCTCTACACGATTGCGAGGAACCTCTGCGTGGACAGCGCGCGCAAAGAGAGCTACCGCCAGGCGTCGTCCCTGGAAGCCCCCGCCGCGGGTGCGGATGGGGAAGAGGGACGTCCGCTGGGCGAGGGGCTGCCGGACACGGGGGCCAGCCCCGAGCGCGGCGCGTACAACGCCCGCCTGCGGCCCCTGCTGGAGCGCGCCCTGGCGGCACTCCCGGAGGAGCAGCGAGAAGTGTTCATCCTGCGTGAGTACAGCGGCATTCCCTTCAAGGACATCGCCGAGGTGACGGGCGTGTCCGAGAACACCGTGAAGAGCCGGATGCGATACGCGCTCGACGGGTTGCGACGACGCCTGTCGGACATGGGCGTGGACGGCGACCTCGCCGAGGACGGAAGGACGGTGACGGGATGA
- a CDS encoding TadE/TadG family type IV pilus assembly protein: MFTRTLRQSFRRQEGQALVLAALMVLVMSIAVLTTVNIGHTVHERIRLQNTADSAAYSMAAMEARAFNFYAYANRTQASHYVSAMLWQSLLSLIYFAEAFLADTYGFMKTLNPCAGKASGLFWKIACPILKAIPVVGQVLKVIETAMNAWRMVVRAFHQLLVATNPDKLIGKLVIPTHWVLNSVLFFASQAVMMSASTHVLQTTDTVIADNDKNIDSLISQGLTGVISQCLFDQTHFAEAGGRPLGTPANPFKAIDPKETALASKEARAKRSMGGISNATRYPCDSKGGLGAGGVDILSCQQKFITSRRLGDLLPLPPWLGIIGDWLSNDINIPGVISFGKLGQTRMLTHIRDYRNVLTQTRKTRNYIRDWNDGIAPTLGMMAQGDNLGSDDLYWLKFGPDFPGVTNPLSCKTDEKNIGRCWGDPRKGLEDTSRKKLPYQWMAKTSIWALNDQEGSYRDGGVHWRVHPQRLPTGDSGWRNRQRANGPEGEVGVTKNEVCVLPICLFGKGKMDVYTANVHPAEDGNHPWKGIVPFMHFEPGQFQGVCGRTATNDAAPRYKFDFNQPSTWVALNKSPDEITNRDLKDKEAGTNAPALLNADGKIRFNFTADTDALEMENNRKKFLSFSEGLNVITRGQSYYHRPGNWTEQPNFFNPYWRPRLASVYQGRHNLPLAGSLNDALPGPLKSIAPKIITH; encoded by the coding sequence ATGTTCACCCGGACCCTCCGACAGAGCTTCCGCCGCCAGGAAGGCCAGGCGCTGGTGCTCGCCGCGCTGATGGTGCTCGTCATGTCCATCGCCGTGTTGACCACCGTCAACATCGGCCACACGGTGCACGAGCGCATCCGCCTGCAGAACACCGCGGACTCCGCCGCCTACTCCATGGCCGCCATGGAGGCGCGCGCCTTCAACTTCTACGCGTACGCCAACCGCACGCAGGCGTCGCACTACGTCTCGGCGATGCTGTGGCAGTCGCTGCTGTCACTCATCTACTTCGCCGAGGCGTTCCTCGCGGACACCTACGGGTTCATGAAGACCTTGAACCCCTGTGCGGGAAAAGCAAGCGGCCTCTTCTGGAAGATAGCCTGTCCCATATTGAAGGCGATTCCGGTGGTGGGGCAGGTGCTCAAGGTCATCGAAACGGCGATGAATGCCTGGAGGATGGTCGTGAGGGCCTTCCATCAACTGTTGGTCGCCACCAACCCGGACAAGCTCATCGGCAAGCTGGTCATCCCCACGCACTGGGTGCTCAACAGCGTGCTGTTCTTCGCGTCCCAGGCGGTGATGATGTCCGCGTCCACGCACGTGTTGCAGACCACGGACACCGTCATCGCGGACAACGACAAGAACATCGACTCGCTCATCAGTCAGGGGCTCACCGGCGTCATCAGCCAATGCCTCTTCGACCAGACGCACTTCGCGGAGGCAGGAGGCCGCCCGCTGGGCACACCCGCCAACCCGTTCAAGGCCATCGACCCGAAGGAGACAGCCCTGGCGTCGAAGGAGGCTCGCGCCAAGCGCTCCATGGGCGGCATCTCCAATGCCACGCGCTACCCGTGTGACTCGAAGGGCGGGCTGGGCGCCGGCGGGGTGGACATCCTCTCCTGCCAGCAGAAGTTCATCACCTCGCGCCGGCTGGGAGACCTCCTCCCCCTGCCGCCCTGGCTGGGCATCATCGGCGACTGGCTCAGCAACGACATCAACATCCCCGGGGTGATCAGCTTCGGCAAGCTGGGGCAGACCCGCATGCTGACCCACATCCGCGACTACCGGAACGTCCTCACCCAGACGCGCAAGACGCGCAACTACATCCGCGACTGGAACGACGGCATCGCCCCGACGCTCGGCATGATGGCCCAGGGCGACAACCTCGGCTCGGACGACCTGTACTGGCTCAAGTTCGGCCCCGACTTCCCCGGCGTGACGAACCCGCTGTCCTGCAAGACGGACGAGAAGAACATCGGGCGCTGCTGGGGGGATCCGCGCAAGGGGCTCGAGGACACGTCCCGCAAGAAGCTGCCCTACCAGTGGATGGCCAAGACGAGCATCTGGGCCCTGAACGACCAGGAGGGCTCGTACCGCGACGGCGGCGTGCACTGGCGGGTCCACCCCCAGCGCCTGCCCACGGGCGACAGCGGCTGGCGCAACCGCCAGCGCGCCAATGGCCCCGAGGGCGAGGTGGGCGTCACCAAGAACGAGGTGTGTGTCCTTCCCATTTGCTTGTTCGGCAAGGGAAAGATGGATGTCTACACGGCCAACGTGCACCCCGCGGAGGACGGCAACCATCCGTGGAAGGGCATCGTCCCGTTCATGCACTTCGAGCCCGGCCAGTTCCAGGGCGTGTGCGGCCGCACGGCCACCAACGACGCGGCCCCGCGCTACAAGTTCGACTTCAACCAGCCGTCCACGTGGGTCGCGCTCAACAAGTCGCCGGACGAAATCACCAACCGGGACCTCAAGGACAAGGAGGCGGGCACCAACGCGCCCGCGCTGCTGAACGCGGACGGGAAGATCCGCTTCAACTTCACCGCCGACACGGACGCGCTGGAGATGGAGAACAACCGGAAGAAGTTCCTCAGCTTCTCCGAGGGGCTCAACGTCATCACCCGCGGCCAGAGCTACTACCACCGGCCCGGCAACTGGACGGAGCAGCCCAACTTCTTCAATCCGTACTGGCGCCCGCGCCTGGCCTCCGTCTACCAGGGCCGCCACAACCTGCCCCTGGCTGGCAGCCTGAATGACGCCCTGCCAGGCCCGCTGAAGAGCATTGCCCCCAAGATCATCACCCACTAA
- a CDS encoding DUF2085 domain-containing protein — translation MFWLSHHHPDEYNRTYVLGGVRVCARCLGTYPVLLVTLVGLFALRAPREWRWDIPAVLALTLPALVDWAVGRFRPASGSNAVRTLTGVLLGLALGRSLQVHVQRPLPAVLLAQAALVTAVALPVILATYRRPRPE, via the coding sequence GTGTTCTGGCTCAGCCACCATCACCCGGATGAGTACAACCGGACCTACGTGCTGGGCGGCGTGCGCGTCTGCGCGCGCTGTCTGGGCACGTACCCGGTGCTGCTGGTGACGCTCGTGGGCCTCTTCGCCCTGCGCGCGCCGCGCGAGTGGCGCTGGGACATACCCGCGGTGCTGGCCCTCACGCTGCCCGCGCTGGTGGACTGGGCGGTGGGGCGCTTCCGCCCGGCGTCCGGCTCCAACGCGGTGCGTACGTTGACCGGGGTGCTGCTCGGACTGGCGCTCGGACGCTCGCTCCAGGTGCATGTCCAGCGGCCCCTGCCGGCGGTGCTGCTGGCCCAGGCCGCCCTCGTGACAGCGGTGGCGCTCCCTGTCATTCTCGCCACTTACCGGAGACCACGCCCGGAGTAG
- a CDS encoding TadE/TadG family type IV pilus assembly protein: MGQEAQDGRRERGASRAQSGQAAVEAAMIMPLTVFMTLGIIQLTMMQHAKLMTEYAAYQAARAGIVWNGNNERMHDAAIVALLPTMGATNDIAKLGTTLALHQLYDTGMSALNFGGGVVPRTVNGSNLLGIVRVDTINPAYFTPIDSIWKLRNGFNWQELDFDGADSFPEVPSLENHIRKFFNLPEPDDSELVYRKATRLTIRLRYWYQLRVPFANWIIFTSWFASNAGLALHGAIDRATVTPGANIMADGNIDALAAASIKGIQHEKGYDSVYPLEMAVLWGLATGSIPLVSNFAGRRYFIPLTATYTMRMQSNFHRKWIMHLNPDWGL, translated from the coding sequence ATGGGACAGGAAGCACAGGATGGGCGGCGGGAGCGGGGGGCGTCTCGCGCGCAGTCGGGTCAGGCCGCCGTCGAAGCGGCGATGATCATGCCGCTGACCGTCTTCATGACGCTGGGCATCATCCAGCTCACGATGATGCAGCACGCGAAGCTGATGACCGAGTACGCCGCATACCAGGCGGCGCGGGCCGGCATCGTGTGGAACGGCAACAACGAGCGCATGCACGACGCGGCCATCGTCGCGCTGCTGCCCACGATGGGCGCCACCAACGACATCGCGAAGCTGGGGACGACGCTCGCGCTGCACCAGCTCTACGACACGGGCATGAGCGCGTTGAACTTCGGCGGCGGCGTGGTGCCCCGCACCGTCAACGGCTCCAACCTGCTGGGCATCGTCCGGGTGGACACCATCAACCCGGCGTATTTCACGCCCATCGACAGCATCTGGAAGCTGCGCAACGGCTTCAACTGGCAGGAGCTGGACTTCGACGGAGCGGACAGCTTCCCCGAGGTGCCCTCGCTGGAGAACCACATCCGCAAGTTCTTCAACCTGCCGGAGCCGGACGATTCGGAGCTCGTCTACCGCAAGGCCACGCGGCTCACCATCCGCCTGCGCTACTGGTACCAGCTGCGCGTGCCCTTCGCGAACTGGATCATCTTCACCTCGTGGTTCGCCTCCAACGCGGGCCTGGCGCTCCATGGCGCCATCGACCGGGCGACCGTCACTCCGGGCGCCAACATCATGGCCGACGGCAACATCGACGCCCTGGCCGCCGCGTCCATCAAGGGCATCCAGCACGAGAAGGGCTATGACTCCGTGTATCCGCTGGAGATGGCGGTGCTCTGGGGCCTGGCCACCGGCAGCATCCCCCTGGTCTCCAACTTCGCGGGCCGGCGCTACTTCATCCCGCTGACGGCCACGTACACCATGCGCATGCAGTCCAACTTCCACCGGAAGTGGATCATGCACCTCAACCCCGACTGGGGCCTGTAA
- a CDS encoding ABC transporter ATP-binding protein has product MSSGPLLQVRDLKVHFPVRGGLLGRVRGAVKAVDGVGFDVVRGETLGLVGESGCGKSTLGRALLRLVEPTAGSIRFDGQELTGQSQRRLRPLRRRMQLVFQDPYASLNPRMTVREILGEPFAIHGLARERGEREREVSALVDAMGLPREALERYPHEFSGGQRQRIGIARAIALRPDLVVADEPISALDVSIQAQIVNLLVDLQRERGLTYVFIAHDLKIVEYVSTRVAVMYLGRIVELAPAAELYRRPRHPYTQALLSSVPVPDPGHARTRLLVPGEPPSPLNPPSGCAFHPRCPHVMERCRRESPPLYPLGGGHTAACFLVEGDSREVTPAPASGGDAGVLAQPPSPG; this is encoded by the coding sequence ATGAGCTCCGGGCCGCTGCTCCAGGTGCGTGACTTGAAGGTCCACTTCCCCGTGCGAGGGGGCCTCCTGGGGCGCGTGCGCGGCGCGGTGAAGGCCGTGGACGGAGTGGGCTTCGACGTGGTGCGCGGGGAGACGCTCGGGCTGGTGGGGGAGAGCGGCTGCGGCAAGAGCACGCTGGGGCGCGCGCTGCTGCGGCTGGTGGAGCCCACCGCCGGCTCCATCCGCTTCGACGGGCAGGAGCTGACGGGCCAGTCCCAGCGGCGGCTGCGCCCGCTGCGCCGGCGCATGCAGCTCGTCTTCCAGGACCCGTACGCCTCGCTCAACCCGCGGATGACGGTGCGCGAGATTCTGGGCGAGCCCTTCGCCATCCACGGCCTCGCGCGCGAGCGCGGCGAGCGGGAGCGCGAGGTATCCGCCCTGGTGGACGCCATGGGCCTGCCGCGCGAGGCGCTGGAGCGCTACCCCCACGAGTTCTCCGGCGGTCAGCGTCAGCGCATCGGCATTGCACGTGCCATCGCATTGCGTCCGGACCTGGTGGTGGCCGACGAGCCCATCAGCGCGCTCGACGTGTCCATCCAGGCGCAGATCGTGAACCTCCTGGTGGACCTGCAGCGCGAGCGCGGCCTCACCTACGTCTTCATCGCGCACGACCTGAAAATCGTCGAGTACGTCTCCACCCGCGTCGCCGTCATGTACCTGGGCCGAATCGTGGAACTGGCGCCCGCCGCGGAGCTGTACCGCCGCCCGCGCCACCCGTACACGCAGGCGCTCCTGTCCTCCGTGCCGGTGCCGGACCCGGGCCACGCGCGCACCCGCCTGCTGGTGCCGGGCGAGCCGCCGTCGCCGCTCAACCCGCCGTCTGGCTGCGCCTTCCACCCGCGCTGCCCCCACGTCATGGAGCGCTGCCGGCGCGAGTCGCCGCCGCTGTACCCGCTCGGCGGAGGACACACGGCCGCTTGTTTTCTCGTGGAGGGCGACTCCCGCGAAGTCACTCCCGCCCCCGCCTCCGGAGGTGATGCCGGTGTTCTGGCTCAGCCACCATCACCCGGATGA